In the genome of Diaphorobacter sp. HDW4A, the window TGCGGCGCGCAGCTTCGCGTCGAGCACGTCTTCGCTACCTTCGCGCGCAAGCTCCGCCGCGCTTTGCAGACGCGCGCCGCGCTCGGCCTGCTTGTGCTTGATGCGTTCGAGCGAATCGAGCGCGTTCTGCACGCGCGACTGAGAGCCGGTGTAGCGGCCCGCCACCGTGGCTTGGGCGCGCTGCACGCTCTCGGTGGCCTTCACCGTGTCGGCCTGTTGCTTCAGGCGCTTGATGTTGGTCTGCGCGTTCTGGATGGCCGTGCGCAGCTCCTCCACGCTCTGCGTGTAGGCGGTGCTCTGGGCCTCTTCCTCGTCGCGTTGCGCTTCGAGCAGCGAGACCTTGCCCGCCACTTCAAGCGCGAGCGCTTCGTCATTCGTCTCCAGCGCCTTGAGCGCGTAGCCCTCATACTCGCCGATCTTCTGGTGCGTGATCTGCAGGCGGCTCGCGGCGAGCTTCTGCTTGGCCATGATCTCGGCCAGCGCTTCCTTGGACTTGTTCAGATCATTGTCCGCGTCGCGGATTTCCTGATCGAGGATGCGCAGCGCCTGGCTGTCGGTGACGGCCTCGCCCGCTTCGTGTGCGGCACCGCGCAGCGCGGTCACCAGCTTGTTCCATACGGCCATGATGAACTCCTGTTGCTGTGGGTTGACTCGGGTGGTGGCACCCGCCGCTCAGGCGGGTTGCGCGACGCGCGGCAGAAAGGACGCGAGGGCTTCGGTCACCTGAATGACGTTGTCGGCCAGTGTGAGGACCTCGCAGATGATGTCGTCGCTGCTCGCCGACGAGCGCAGCGCTGCGAACATCACATAGCCATCGCCGCCTGCGCCGAGTGGCTCGAGCGCGATGGTGGCGAACGGGAACAGCTTCTGCAGCCTGAGGATCTGGTCGTTGAGCCCCGCACGGTCGGCCACGTCGCTGGCGGACCAGAGAAAGGCCTCGACCACGAGTTGCTCGCCCGAGAGCGCCAGATGCACCGGCAGATCGCCGAATTCAGGCAACGTCACCAACAGGCTGGCATCGGCCCCTTCGAGCACCTCCACCTGCAGCTTGCCGTCTTTAGCCCAGCCGCTGGCCTTGAGTTCGGCCGCGAGGCTGCGGACATTCCAGTACGAGTGAGAGCCAGTTTCCATGTCTTCCTCCTTGTCATGCAACGTCAAAGAACCCGCTTGAGCCCCGGGCAGTCGCATGAGCTTTTCCAGCCGATGCAGCGCAGCCCCGTGCTCGGGAAGTATCCAGACCTCTTTCTTGACCAGACCCGACTCGCGCAATCGCTGGCGATGCAGCCTCTGGTAGTAGGCCGATGTTTTCTCTTCCATGTCAGTCACCGTATCTATTACATGTGATGATGACATGTAATATACAACGCTGTGTTGAAAAATTCTATCCAATACAAGCATTGATACAAAAAAGCCCCGGACATCGTGCGATATCCAGGGCTTCAGAGGACTGACAAGTGCCGATCAGGATGCGTCCGAATCGCTTCCCGTTGGCTTCCAGCGTTTGAGCAGCAGAGCATTTGTCATGACGCTGACCGACGAAAGCGCCATCGCCGCGCCCGCCACCACCGGGCTCAGGAAGCCCAGCGCCGCGAGCGGAATCCCGGCCACGTTGTAGGCGAAGGCCCAGAACAGGTTCTGGCGGATCTTGCGCACCGTGCGGTGCGAGATGTCGAGCGCCGCAGCCACCAACTTGGGGTCACCGCGCATCAGCGTGATGCCGGCAGCGTGCATCGCCACGTCCGTGCCGTTGCCCATGGCCATGCCCACATCAGCCGCCGCCAGCGCGGGGGCGTCGTTCACGCCGTCGCCCACCATGGCAACCACGTGGCCGCCTTGCTTGAGCCGGGTGATCGCGGCCGCCTTGTCTCCAGGAAGCACCTCGGCCATGACCTCACCCGCATCGGGATCAAGCCCCAGACGCCGCGCCATCGCGTAGGCCGCGCCCTTGTTGTCGCCCGAGATCATCACGCAGCGCACGCCCTTGGCGCGCAGTTCGGCAAGCGCTTCCTTCGCGCCCGGCTTGGGCTCGTCGCCAAACGCGAGCAAGGCGACGGCTGCGAGGCCGCTGGTGCGTCTTTCGGCCACCGCCGATACCGTGGCACCCTTGTCCTGCAAATCGCTCGCCACGGCCTGCAAAGTGCCCAGATCCACATTCAGCTCCTGCATCCAGCGCAGGCTGCCGATCAGATAGCCCCTACCCGCCACCTCGCCCTCGGTACCGCGACCGGGCACGGCGCGCACGCCATCGGGCTCGGGCACGGTGATGCCGCGCTCTTTCGCTGCAGTCACCACGGCGCGCGCCAGTGGGTGTTCGCTGCCGCTCTGCACGCTCGCCACGGCGGCAAGAATGTCGTTCTCAGGCCCGTTTGGTTCCACGTGAAACGCTATCAATCTTGGTTGGCCCACGGTCAGCGTGCCGGTCTTGTCGAACGCCACGGTGTCGACCTTGTGCGCCACCTCCAGCGCCTCGGCGTCCTTGATCAGAATGCCGTGCTTGGCCGCCACGCCCGTGCCCGCCATGATGGCCGCCGGCGTCGCCAGACCAAGCGCACACGGGCAGGCGATCACCAGCACCGCGACCGCGTGGATCAGCGCCACCTCGACGCCCGCTCCCGCCCACATCCAGCCGAGGAAAGTGAAGAGTGCGATCACCAGCACCGTCGGCACGAAGATCGACGACACCTTGTCCACCAGCCGCTGGATCGGCGCCTTGGCCGCCTGCGCGTCTTCGACGAGGCGGATGATGCGCGCCAGCACGGTCTCCGAGCCCACGGCCG includes:
- a CDS encoding PspA/IM30 family protein, with amino-acid sequence MAVWNKLVTALRGAAHEAGEAVTDSQALRILDQEIRDADNDLNKSKEALAEIMAKQKLAASRLQITHQKIGEYEGYALKALETNDEALALEVAGKVSLLEAQRDEEEAQSTAYTQSVEELRTAIQNAQTNIKRLKQQADTVKATESVQRAQATVAGRYTGSQSRVQNALDSLERIKHKQAERGARLQSAAELAREGSEDVLDAKLRAAGITPQQGSAQTVLERLKAQNAQKAGAPSASPSKAS
- a CDS encoding YjfI family protein — its product is MEEKTSAYYQRLHRQRLRESGLVKKEVWILPEHGAALHRLEKLMRLPGAQAGSLTLHDKEEDMETGSHSYWNVRSLAAELKASGWAKDGKLQVEVLEGADASLLVTLPEFGDLPVHLALSGEQLVVEAFLWSASDVADRAGLNDQILRLQKLFPFATIALEPLGAGGDGYVMFAALRSSASSDDIICEVLTLADNVIQVTEALASFLPRVAQPA
- a CDS encoding cation-translocating P-type ATPase, encoding MTDTAITSSSVSASVSSLDLGIGGMTCASCVGRVERALRKVPGVQDATVNLATERAHVTLGPDAASADIDAILRRAVRNAGYEPRSVAEQEADEESASPWAGFMPVAIGLILSTPLVLPMIGDLFGQHWMLPAWAQFLLATPVQFILGARFYKAGWHALKAMTGNMDLLVAIGTTAGYGLSLWLWFTAHPGHVPHLYFEASAVVITLVLLGKWLEARAKRQTTAAIRALHALRPDVAHLMGRDGEVDVPIAEVMAGDKLVVRPGERIPVDGVVVEGHTQVDESMLTGEPLPVVREAGAAITGGSINGDGRIIMQVSAVGSETVLARIIRLVEDAQAAKAPIQRLVDKVSSIFVPTVLVIALFTFLGWMWAGAGVEVALIHAVAVLVIACPCALGLATPAAIMAGTGVAAKHGILIKDAEALEVAHKVDTVAFDKTGTLTVGQPRLIAFHVEPNGPENDILAAVASVQSGSEHPLARAVVTAAKERGITVPEPDGVRAVPGRGTEGEVAGRGYLIGSLRWMQELNVDLGTLQAVASDLQDKGATVSAVAERRTSGLAAVALLAFGDEPKPGAKEALAELRAKGVRCVMISGDNKGAAYAMARRLGLDPDAGEVMAEVLPGDKAAAITRLKQGGHVVAMVGDGVNDAPALAAADVGMAMGNGTDVAMHAAGITLMRGDPKLVAAALDISHRTVRKIRQNLFWAFAYNVAGIPLAALGFLSPVVAGAAMALSSVSVMTNALLLKRWKPTGSDSDAS